A genome region from Chengkuizengella sp. SCS-71B includes the following:
- a CDS encoding ornithine--oxo-acid transaminase, with product MVTSKNIIEKTDQLGAQNYHPLPIVISKAEGVWVEDPEGNKYMDMLSAYSAVNQGHRHPKIIQALTDQANKVTLTSRAFHNDQLGAFYEKVVKLTNKDMVLPMNTGAEAVETAVKTARRWAYEVKKVADNQAEIIACVGNFHGRTMTAVSLSSEAEYQRGFGPMLPGIKLIPYGDIEALKQAITPNTAAFLLEPIQGEAGIVIPPDGFLKEVADVCKESNVLFIADEIQAGLGRSGKMFACDWDNVVPDMYILGKALGGGVFPISCVAANKDVLGVFNPGSHGSTFGGNPLACAVSVAALDVLEEEKLAERSLELGTYFQQKLKEIDNPMIKEVRGKGLFIGVELNEPARSYCEELKEKGLLCKETHENVIRFAPSLVISKEDLDWAIEKILTVLDKNEVTTN from the coding sequence ATGGTAACATCAAAAAACATTATTGAAAAAACAGATCAATTAGGAGCACAAAATTATCACCCACTTCCAATTGTCATTTCAAAAGCAGAGGGAGTATGGGTAGAAGATCCTGAAGGAAACAAATATATGGATATGTTAAGTGCATATTCCGCAGTAAACCAAGGGCACCGCCATCCTAAGATTATTCAAGCATTAACAGACCAAGCTAATAAGGTTACATTAACTTCAAGAGCGTTCCATAATGATCAATTAGGAGCTTTTTATGAAAAGGTTGTAAAACTAACGAATAAAGACATGGTGCTTCCTATGAATACAGGAGCAGAAGCGGTTGAAACTGCTGTTAAAACAGCGCGTCGTTGGGCTTATGAAGTGAAGAAAGTAGCAGATAATCAAGCGGAAATTATTGCATGCGTTGGGAATTTCCATGGTCGTACGATGACTGCAGTTTCATTATCTTCAGAGGCTGAATACCAACGTGGTTTTGGTCCAATGCTTCCAGGCATTAAATTAATTCCATATGGTGATATTGAAGCATTAAAACAGGCGATTACTCCTAACACAGCTGCATTTTTATTGGAACCTATACAAGGAGAAGCAGGGATTGTCATTCCTCCTGACGGATTTTTAAAGGAAGTAGCTGATGTATGTAAAGAAAGTAATGTTCTTTTTATTGCAGATGAAATTCAAGCTGGTTTAGGAAGATCTGGAAAGATGTTTGCTTGTGATTGGGATAACGTTGTACCAGACATGTATATTTTAGGAAAGGCACTTGGTGGGGGAGTATTCCCGATTTCATGTGTTGCTGCTAATAAAGATGTTCTAGGTGTATTTAATCCTGGTTCTCATGGATCTACTTTTGGTGGGAATCCACTTGCTTGTGCGGTATCCGTTGCAGCACTTGATGTTCTTGAGGAAGAAAAACTAGCTGAACGATCTTTAGAGCTTGGAACTTATTTTCAGCAAAAGTTAAAGGAAATAGATAATCCAATGATCAAAGAAGTGCGCGGTAAAGGATTATTTATTGGAGTTGAACTTAATGAACCAGCAAGATCCTATTGTGAGGAGCTTAAAGAAAAGGGATTGTTATGTAAAGAAACACATGAAAATGTAATTCGATTTGCACCTTCTTTAGTAATTTCAAAAGAAGATTTAGATTGGGCGATAGAAAAAATCCTTACTGTTTTAGATAAAAATGAAGTGACAACGAATTAA
- the rocF gene encoding arginase: MNQQISIIGVPMDLGQTRRGVDMGPSAIRYAGIVERLQNLDYHIKDLGNIEISHLTEDQDDVNDKDHNLRNLQEVKEVNEKLASSVSDVVSKNRFPLILGGDHSIGIGTIAGVAKHYNNLGVIWFDAHGDLNTAETSPTGNIHGMSLAVGLGLGHENLTNIEGFTPKIKPENIVIIGARSLDEGEKALIHEKGIKVYSMHEIDRLGMSKVMEQAIAYISKNTDGVHLSLDLDALNPHDAPGVGTPVLGGVSYRESHLAMEMLAESDIVTSAEFVEVNPILDERNKTATVAVALMGSLFGEKLT, translated from the coding sequence ATGAATCAACAAATCTCAATTATAGGTGTACCTATGGATCTAGGACAAACACGTCGTGGAGTAGATATGGGACCTAGTGCGATTCGTTATGCAGGAATTGTAGAGCGCTTGCAAAATTTAGATTATCATATTAAGGATTTAGGGAATATTGAAATAAGTCATTTAACAGAAGATCAGGATGATGTTAACGATAAAGATCATAATTTAAGAAATTTACAAGAAGTAAAAGAGGTCAATGAAAAACTAGCCTCCTCTGTTTCAGACGTAGTTTCAAAAAATCGTTTTCCGCTTATATTAGGAGGCGATCATAGTATTGGAATTGGTACCATTGCAGGTGTTGCCAAACATTATAACAATCTTGGTGTTATTTGGTTTGATGCTCATGGAGACTTAAATACTGCAGAAACTTCGCCAACTGGGAACATTCATGGTATGTCACTTGCTGTAGGTCTTGGCTTAGGTCATGAAAATCTTACAAATATTGAAGGATTCACACCAAAGATTAAACCTGAAAACATAGTCATTATCGGTGCGCGTTCTTTAGACGAGGGAGAGAAAGCTTTAATTCATGAAAAAGGAATTAAAGTGTATTCCATGCATGAAATTGACCGCCTCGGAATGAGTAAAGTCATGGAACAAGCAATTGCCTACATTTCGAAAAATACGGATGGTGTTCATTTAAGTTTAGATTTAGACGCATTAAATCCACATGATGCACCAGGCGTTGGTACTCCAGTACTTGGAGGAGTCTCTTATAGAGAAAGTCACTTAGCCATGGAAATGTTAGCAGAATCAGATATTGTGACATCTGCTGAATTTGTTGAAGTGAATCCAATATTGGATGAAAGAAATAAAACAGCGACGGTAGCCGTAGCACTAATGGGTTCTTTATTCGGTGAAAAACTAACATAA
- a CDS encoding LytTR family transcriptional regulator DNA-binding domain-containing protein has protein sequence MSILKIKQLEKNIGNSVLFPAIDLEINHGEVVAIQCNREVGSKFIQLMIGELPASGGEILFLGSPLNKNFKRFSKRIGIVLLNENLYERLTPKQYLHFYKQLYEVKIDIMPLLEQVGLLSKSNMKISRLSFSEKKRLHFSRVFVHQPDLIILEEPDQNVDIESRIIIQKMINEFVAQKRAVLITTSYLESAIMMASHVYHLNDQGLKKLEVMDEVDNVKDEKEENFEIEVNSIKPNNPKEDSVKTEVEVDTADEESTTPSNVQVRFEKIPAKVDDKIILFDPMEIDFVESSEGISHLHVKGEVFPCTYTLNDLFSRLQPFGFFRCHRSYIVNLQKVREVITWTRNSYSLVLDDSKKSSIPLSKGKLTDLKGIIGF, from the coding sequence ATGAGTATTTTGAAAATTAAACAGTTAGAAAAAAACATCGGAAATTCGGTATTATTTCCTGCAATAGATTTAGAAATTAATCATGGAGAAGTAGTAGCTATTCAATGTAATAGAGAAGTAGGTTCGAAATTTATACAGTTGATGATCGGCGAGTTACCAGCTTCTGGTGGTGAAATCTTGTTTTTGGGCAGCCCATTAAATAAAAATTTTAAGAGATTTAGCAAGAGAATTGGTATCGTATTATTAAATGAAAATTTGTATGAACGGCTTACACCAAAGCAGTATTTACATTTTTACAAACAACTGTATGAAGTGAAAATAGATATCATGCCATTATTAGAACAAGTTGGTTTATTAAGTAAGTCAAATATGAAAATTAGTAGATTGTCCTTTTCCGAAAAGAAACGTTTACACTTCTCTCGTGTATTTGTGCATCAACCTGACTTGATTATTTTAGAAGAACCTGATCAGAATGTAGATATTGAAAGTAGGATTATCATTCAAAAAATGATTAATGAATTTGTTGCTCAAAAAAGAGCTGTTTTAATTACGACAAGTTATCTCGAGAGTGCGATTATGATGGCAAGTCATGTATATCATCTAAATGATCAAGGATTGAAAAAATTGGAAGTTATGGATGAGGTAGATAATGTAAAAGATGAAAAGGAAGAGAACTTTGAAATAGAAGTGAATTCTATAAAACCCAATAATCCTAAAGAAGATAGTGTAAAAACAGAAGTGGAAGTTGACACTGCTGATGAAGAATCAACAACTCCTTCTAATGTGCAGGTTCGTTTTGAAAAAATTCCAGCGAAAGTAGACGACAAAATCATACTTTTTGACCCTATGGAAATTGATTTTGTTGAAAGTAGTGAGGGGATATCCCATCTACATGTTAAAGGCGAGGTATTTCCATGCACATACACTTTGAATGATTTATTTAGTCGACTTCAACCGTTTGGCTTTTTCCGATGCCATCGTTCATATATTGTAAATTTACAAAAAGTAAGGGAAGTCATTACCTGGACACGGAATAGTTATAGTTTAGTTTTAGATGATTCTAAAAAAAGTTCAATTCCATTGTCAAAGGGTAAATTGACTGATTTAAAAGGGATTATTGGGTTTTAA
- a CDS encoding sulfite exporter TauE/SafE family protein, translating into MFDLTVFQLCLAILAALLIGFSKTGVPSAGIFFVVILAAIFPTKESVGILLPMLIAADIVAVTYYRRTVIWRYLVTLIPWVFSGIIIGFFVLRSITDDELSLLLGIIILGLIFLHISKNKLESWLQSNFTESSVFLNLLGILAGFTTMVGNAAGAIMSIYLLSKGLKKNEFIGTGAWFFISVNVIKVPFFVSIDLITPATLIFNAWMIPAILIGTWLGIKFLPRISQKHFQTTILALSAVGGIKLIWDGIVYLMK; encoded by the coding sequence ATGTTTGACTTAACCGTTTTCCAATTATGTTTAGCTATTTTAGCTGCTTTACTAATTGGATTTTCAAAAACAGGGGTACCCAGTGCCGGAATTTTTTTTGTTGTCATTCTAGCTGCCATCTTCCCAACTAAAGAATCTGTAGGTATCTTATTGCCAATGTTAATTGCAGCTGATATAGTAGCGGTGACTTACTATAGGAGAACGGTAATTTGGAGATATCTTGTCACATTAATCCCTTGGGTGTTTAGCGGAATCATCATTGGTTTTTTTGTTTTAAGATCAATTACAGATGATGAATTATCTCTTTTACTAGGTATTATTATATTGGGTCTTATCTTTCTCCACATTTCTAAAAACAAACTTGAAAGTTGGCTTCAATCCAATTTTACTGAGTCCTCTGTTTTTCTAAATCTTCTTGGTATTTTAGCGGGTTTCACAACAATGGTTGGCAATGCAGCTGGAGCCATCATGTCTATTTATTTGTTAAGTAAAGGATTAAAGAAAAATGAATTTATTGGAACTGGGGCATGGTTTTTTATTTCAGTAAATGTTATCAAAGTTCCGTTTTTCGTCTCTATTGATCTTATCACCCCAGCAACACTAATATTTAATGCTTGGATGATTCCTGCAATTTTAATTGGAACTTGGTTAGGTATTAAATTCCTGCCTCGTATCTCACAAAAGCATTTTCAAACGACGATTCTAGCTCTATCAGCAGTTGGGGGAATCAAGTTGATTTGGGATGGTATTGTATATTTAATGAAGTAA